In Streptomyces sp. DG2A-72, one genomic interval encodes:
- a CDS encoding MFS transporter, with translation MTSTRQPANPTEAVKRPGRWLALAVLVLAVLLVAVDATVLGLATPYISEDLKPSGTQLLWIGDVYSFVIAGLLVSMGSLGDRIGRKRILLIGATAFGAISVLNAYATTAELMIAARALLGVAGATLMPATLALIRNLFHDPRERSLAVGIWGATASAGTAIGPIMGGFLLEHFWWGSVFLINLPVMAVLVLVGIKMLPESRNPNPGPWDLLSVVLSLVGMVAIVYAVKEAASHGVTWETIAAAVLGLASLYGFVRRQLTLPTPLLDMRLFRNRGFSGAVLADLLTIFGLSGLVFFLSQYLQLVQGRRPFEAGLAELPAAIGAVAAGLIAGRAARRFSVRTVVSGGLAAVGLALAALTVIDQSTGYPLLGAALLVVGIGAGFSFTVTADVILSSVPKEEAGAASAVSETAYELGAALGIALLGSIVTGVYRGFAAPAGTPDEAHESLGGAVEAAAGMQTQTSAAMLDAARQSFVDGLALAAGAGAAVLLAAAAAAWFMLRNQRLDSRL, from the coding sequence ATGACCAGCACCCGGCAGCCGGCGAACCCGACCGAGGCGGTGAAGCGGCCCGGCCGTTGGCTCGCGCTGGCCGTCCTCGTGCTCGCCGTGCTGCTGGTGGCCGTCGACGCGACCGTCCTCGGCCTCGCGACCCCCTACATCAGCGAGGACCTGAAGCCCTCGGGCACCCAGCTCCTGTGGATCGGTGACGTCTACTCGTTCGTGATCGCCGGTCTGCTCGTCTCCATGGGCAGCCTCGGCGACCGCATCGGCCGCAAGCGGATCCTGCTCATCGGCGCCACGGCGTTCGGCGCGATATCCGTGCTCAACGCCTACGCGACGACCGCGGAGCTGATGATCGCGGCCCGGGCCCTGCTCGGTGTCGCGGGCGCGACGCTGATGCCCGCCACGCTCGCCCTGATCCGCAACCTCTTCCACGACCCGCGCGAACGCAGCCTCGCCGTCGGCATCTGGGGGGCCACCGCCTCCGCAGGCACCGCGATCGGCCCGATCATGGGCGGCTTCCTGCTCGAACACTTCTGGTGGGGCTCGGTCTTCCTGATCAACCTGCCCGTGATGGCGGTCCTGGTCCTCGTCGGCATCAAGATGCTGCCGGAGTCACGCAACCCGAACCCCGGTCCCTGGGACCTGCTCAGCGTCGTGCTGTCGCTCGTCGGCATGGTCGCGATCGTGTACGCCGTGAAGGAAGCCGCGAGCCATGGCGTCACCTGGGAGACGATCGCCGCTGCCGTGCTGGGCCTGGCGTCGCTGTACGGCTTCGTGCGACGCCAACTCACCCTGCCCACACCCCTGCTGGACATGCGGCTGTTCCGCAACCGCGGCTTCAGCGGGGCCGTCCTGGCCGACCTGCTGACCATCTTCGGCCTGTCCGGCCTGGTGTTCTTCCTCTCGCAGTACCTGCAACTCGTCCAGGGCCGACGCCCGTTCGAGGCAGGCCTTGCCGAACTGCCCGCCGCCATCGGCGCGGTGGCGGCCGGCCTGATCGCCGGCCGCGCGGCCCGCCGCTTCTCCGTACGCACCGTCGTCTCCGGCGGCCTCGCGGCAGTCGGCCTCGCCCTGGCCGCCCTGACGGTCATCGACCAGTCCACCGGCTACCCCCTGCTGGGCGCCGCGCTGCTCGTCGTAGGCATCGGCGCGGGCTTCTCCTTCACCGTCACCGCAGACGTCATCCTCTCCAGCGTGCCGAAGGAGGAGGCAGGCGCGGCATCGGCGGTGTCCGAGACGGCATACGAACTCGGCGCGGCCCTGGGAATCGCCCTGCTGGGCTCGATCGTGACGGGCGTGTACCGGGGCTTCGCCGCTCCGGCGGGCACCCCGGACGAGGCGCACGAATCCCTGGGCGGCGCGGTGGAGGCGGCGGCGGGGATGCAGACGCAGACTTCGGCGGCGATGTTGGACGCGGCACGGCAGTCCTTCGTGGACGGCCTCGCCCTGGCGGCAGGAGCAGGCGCGGCAGTCCTGCTGGCAGCGGCGGCAGCAGCATGGTTCATGCTGCGAAACCAGCGGTTGGACAGCCGACTTTAA
- a CDS encoding TetR/AcrR family transcriptional regulator yields MSVDRDHVLRSAAALLTRKSTATMDEVAKAAGISRATLHRQFAGRDALVLALESLGIAECEAALDRARLDEGGASDAVRRLVREVEPAAALLAFLYTENQLFEGGQQNEGWTRIDDRVTALFRRGQAAGEFRIDLTPAWLTEALYGLLASGAWAVSEGRVASNDVNFMIVELLLGGALRRAES; encoded by the coding sequence ATGTCTGTCGACCGTGACCATGTGCTGCGCAGCGCAGCCGCCCTGCTCACCCGTAAATCCACCGCGACCATGGACGAGGTCGCCAAGGCCGCCGGGATCAGCAGGGCCACGCTGCACCGCCAGTTCGCCGGGCGCGACGCGCTCGTATTGGCGCTCGAATCGCTCGGCATCGCGGAGTGCGAGGCCGCGCTGGACAGGGCCCGCCTGGACGAAGGCGGCGCAAGCGATGCCGTAAGACGGCTCGTCCGCGAGGTCGAACCTGCCGCCGCGCTGCTGGCCTTCCTCTACACCGAGAACCAGCTGTTCGAGGGCGGGCAGCAGAACGAGGGCTGGACCCGGATCGACGACCGAGTGACGGCCCTGTTCCGGCGCGGTCAGGCGGCGGGCGAGTTCCGTATCGACCTCACGCCGGCCTGGCTCACCGAGGCGCTCTACGGCCTGCTGGCCTCCGGCGCCTGGGCGGTGTCCGAAGGCCGCGTGGCCTCCAACGACGTCAACTTCATGATCGTCGAGCTGTTGCTCGGCGGCGCACTGCGGAGAGCGGAATCATGA